Proteins from a single region of Pseudomonas sp. 10S4:
- a CDS encoding glutathione peroxidase has protein sequence MSDNLLSIPVTTIKGEQKTLSDFAGKAVLVVNTASKCGFTPQYKGLEELWQTYKDQGLVVLGFPCNQFGKQEPGNEGAISEFCELNFGVSFPLFKKIDVNGSDAHPLFVQLKKRAPGLLGSQGIKWNFTKFLIGKDGQMVKRFAPATKPQDLSAEIEALLK, from the coding sequence ATGAGCGACAACCTGCTGAGCATCCCGGTCACCACCATCAAGGGTGAACAAAAGACCCTGTCCGACTTCGCCGGCAAAGCGGTGCTGGTGGTCAATACCGCGAGCAAGTGCGGCTTTACCCCGCAATACAAAGGTCTGGAAGAGCTGTGGCAGACCTACAAGGATCAAGGCCTGGTAGTGCTCGGCTTTCCCTGCAACCAGTTCGGCAAGCAAGAACCCGGTAACGAAGGGGCGATTTCCGAATTCTGCGAGTTGAACTTCGGCGTCAGCTTTCCGCTGTTCAAAAAAATCGACGTCAACGGCTCTGACGCCCATCCGCTGTTCGTTCAACTGAAAAAACGTGCACCAGGCCTGCTGGGTTCCCAGGGCATCAAGTGGAACTTCACCAAGTTCCTGATCGGCAAGGACGGCCAAATGGTCAAGCGCTTTGCCCCGGCGACCAAGCCGCAGGATTTGAGCGCCGAGATCGAAGCCTTGCTCAAATGA
- the msrB gene encoding peptide-methionine (R)-S-oxide reductase MsrB, translated as MEKLEKTLEEWKAMLDPEQYNVCRLKGTERPFSGKYNGTKTDGVYHCICCNEPLFDSKTKFDSGCGWPSFYAPIGDSAMVEIRDVSHGMIRTEVVCATCDAHLGHVFPDGPPPTGLRYCINSVCLDLVPRS; from the coding sequence ATGGAAAAGTTGGAAAAAACCCTGGAAGAATGGAAGGCCATGCTCGATCCGGAGCAATACAACGTTTGTCGCCTCAAAGGCACCGAACGACCGTTCTCCGGCAAGTACAACGGCACCAAGACTGACGGCGTTTACCACTGCATCTGCTGCAACGAGCCGTTGTTCGATTCGAAAACCAAGTTTGATTCCGGCTGTGGCTGGCCGAGCTTCTACGCGCCGATTGGCGACAGTGCGATGGTCGAGATCCGCGATGTCAGCCACGGCATGATTCGCACCGAAGTAGTCTGCGCCACCTGCGATGCGCACCTGGGGCATGTATTCCCGGACGGCCCGCCACCGACCGGCCTGCGTTACTGCATCAACTCGGTGTGCCTGGACCTCGTTCCGCGCTCGTAA